Proteins encoded by one window of Alphaproteobacteria bacterium:
- a CDS encoding DUF1329 domain-containing protein produces MPVVEEEQVAEVEPIVENALGAIKNANAEGTIPVWDGGIQKPIPGYKKGDHHPDPFDGEKPLFKITGATVDQYQDKLSPGQIEMFKKYPTYYMNIYPTHRSTAYPQKVYEAVAVNAQKAKLIEDGNGVSGARITSPFPNPKDGLEAVWNHLLRYRGEKVKRRSGQANPTPSGSYTMIMFEDDLLMNYALDSYQEGDNIFAFFTQRIVEPARLSGEILLIHETINQVKEPRHSWTYNPGQRRVRRAPNIAYDNPGTASDGLRTNDQLDMFNGAPDRYEWKLLGRKEMFVPYNAYKVHSDKLKYDDIIKPGHLNPEHMRYELHRVWVVEGTLKSGTSHIYSKRTFLIDEDSWSILVADHYDSRGTIWRVAEAHCINYYEVPVFWTTLEVVYDLRSGRYTANGFDNQEPVYNYSTNVTAADFKPETLRRAGLR; encoded by the coding sequence ATGCCTGTTGTAGAAGAAGAGCAAGTCGCTGAGGTTGAGCCTATTGTTGAAAATGCACTTGGGGCAATCAAAAATGCAAATGCAGAAGGAACGATTCCTGTATGGGATGGCGGCATTCAAAAGCCAATTCCAGGGTATAAAAAAGGTGATCACCATCCAGATCCTTTTGATGGCGAAAAACCTTTGTTTAAAATCACTGGTGCCACGGTTGATCAATATCAAGATAAGTTGTCGCCTGGGCAAATTGAAATGTTCAAAAAATACCCTACTTACTATATGAATATCTATCCAACGCATCGGAGTACAGCCTATCCACAAAAGGTTTATGAGGCCGTTGCAGTGAACGCGCAAAAGGCAAAGCTGATTGAAGATGGCAATGGTGTTTCAGGCGCTAGAATCACATCGCCTTTTCCAAATCCAAAAGATGGATTAGAGGCAGTTTGGAACCATTTGCTTCGATATCGCGGTGAAAAAGTAAAAAGACGTTCAGGGCAAGCCAACCCAACGCCAAGCGGTTCATATACAATGATCATGTTTGAAGACGATTTGCTCATGAATTATGCCCTAGATAGCTATCAAGAAGGGGATAATATCTTTGCTTTCTTTACGCAGAGAATTGTTGAACCTGCAAGGCTTTCAGGTGAGATTTTGCTGATTCATGAAACAATCAATCAAGTTAAAGAGCCTCGCCATTCTTGGACATACAACCCGGGCCAACGACGCGTTCGTAGAGCGCCAAATATTGCTTATGATAACCCAGGCACAGCATCAGATGGTCTTAGGACCAATGATCAATTGGATATGTTTAATGGGGCACCAGATCGTTACGAATGGAAGCTTTTAGGACGTAAAGAAATGTTTGTTCCTTATAATGCATATAAGGTTCATTCAGACAAATTAAAGTATGATGACATTATCAAGCCCGGTCATTTAAACCCAGAGCATATGCGGTATGAATTGCATCGTGTTTGGGTTGTGGAAGGAACTTTAAAGTCTGGAACAAGCCACATTTATTCAAAAAGAACTTTTTTAATTGATGAAGACAGCTGGTCGATACTCGTCGCAGATCATTATGATAGTAGGGGCACGATTTGGCGCGTTGCGGAGGCTCATTGTATCAATTATTATGAAGTCCCGGTTTTTTGGACAACACTTGAAGTCGTGTATGACCTAAGATCAGGTCGATACACAGCCAATGGATTTGATAACCAAGAGCCTGTTTATAATTATAGCACAAATGTAACAGCGGCAGACTTTAAGCCAGAGACTTTACGTCGTGCCGGACTAAGGTAA
- a CDS encoding DUF1302 domain-containing protein, protein MSKKINIISGFTFLLSAVSPFIANAATWTDENTKVTFDSTVSFGSIARVAKRDKDLIGIANGGTAPSLNSDEGDLNYHRGIAATVFKATHELNIETREKFGAFARFTYLFDPYNNEKSQLVDEAKERIAHNIDLLDHFVYLNTEVAETHKLAFKFGNQAINWGESTFIRNGINNFNPVDATKIRTPGSEVRDALLPFPVLNVNAGLTENLSVEGFYQFQWEKSELEARGTLFSTNNFASPGGERIYLGFGTSNNLFLRKGRPDNPSDFGQYGIALRYFSPEINNTEFAFYHTRYHSRFPVIGARIGSGVPATIISSSRYFLEYPEDIKTYGGSFNTEIGSLGLAWQGEVNYRQDQPLQIHSIELIQAGLSPLSAFMGVPVAALATNQVLRDRGINTLGGINALQNTTMHGYKRYDVVTGQTTLSKVLGPNLKADQVTLVGEVGFNYINDMPSKSKLRLDALGTFRGGNPVLAGAEGVERSSAFPTAFSWGYVLATKLEYLNLFSDINVYPKLSFRHDVSGITPNPLATFRERQKAISIGFDSTWQNSWQFNVQYTNYFGAGRYHLLRDRDHISAEVKYSF, encoded by the coding sequence ATGTCTAAAAAAATTAACATTATATCTGGTTTTACTTTTCTTTTATCGGCGGTCTCTCCTTTTATTGCAAATGCTGCAACTTGGACAGATGAAAATACAAAAGTAACATTTGATTCAACTGTTTCATTCGGCTCAATTGCCAGAGTCGCCAAAAGAGATAAAGATCTTATTGGGATTGCAAATGGTGGGACAGCACCTTCTCTCAATTCAGATGAGGGGGACCTAAATTATCACCGAGGCATTGCCGCAACTGTATTTAAAGCAACGCATGAATTAAATATTGAAACGAGAGAGAAATTTGGTGCTTTTGCACGGTTTACTTACTTATTCGATCCATATAATAATGAAAAATCGCAACTCGTAGACGAGGCCAAGGAACGAATTGCGCACAATATCGATTTACTGGATCATTTTGTTTATTTGAATACGGAAGTTGCTGAGACGCATAAGCTCGCTTTTAAATTCGGGAATCAGGCGATCAATTGGGGAGAAAGTACCTTTATACGAAACGGGATTAATAACTTTAATCCAGTTGATGCAACAAAAATCAGAACACCTGGTTCGGAAGTGAGGGATGCTCTTTTGCCCTTTCCGGTACTGAATGTGAATGCAGGGCTTACTGAGAATCTGAGCGTCGAAGGATTCTATCAATTTCAGTGGGAAAAATCAGAGCTTGAAGCACGAGGGACACTTTTCAGTACAAACAACTTTGCAAGTCCTGGCGGTGAGAGAATATATTTGGGTTTTGGAACAAGTAACAATCTCTTTTTGAGAAAAGGAAGACCAGATAATCCATCTGATTTTGGGCAATATGGGATTGCCCTTCGATATTTTTCTCCAGAGATTAATAATACTGAATTCGCCTTTTATCATACTCGCTATCACAGTCGTTTTCCAGTGATTGGAGCGAGAATAGGATCTGGTGTTCCAGCCACAATTATTTCAAGCTCACGTTATTTTCTAGAATATCCAGAAGATATCAAAACCTATGGCGGGAGTTTTAATACAGAGATTGGCTCATTAGGACTTGCTTGGCAAGGCGAGGTGAATTATCGTCAAGATCAACCGCTGCAAATCCATTCGATTGAATTGATTCAAGCTGGATTGAGTCCACTGAGTGCATTTATGGGTGTGCCTGTTGCCGCTCTTGCAACCAATCAAGTCTTGCGCGATAGAGGAATTAACACATTGGGTGGTATTAATGCTTTACAAAATACAACAATGCATGGTTATAAGCGATATGACGTTGTCACAGGGCAAACAACCCTCTCGAAAGTTTTGGGGCCTAATTTAAAGGCAGATCAAGTGACTCTTGTGGGTGAGGTCGGCTTTAACTATATCAATGATATGCCAAGTAAATCAAAGTTACGTCTTGATGCATTAGGAACATTCAGAGGCGGAAACCCAGTTTTAGCAGGCGCTGAAGGTGTTGAAAGATCAAGCGCATTTCCAACAGCCTTTTCTTGGGGATATGTTCTTGCGACAAAGTTAGAATATCTTAATCTTTTCAGTGATATAAATGTTTATCCGAAGCTTTCTTTTCGGCATGACGTTTCTGGAATAACGCCAAATCCTTTGGCTACTTTTAGGGAAAGGCAAAAAGCGATTTCGATTGGTTTTGATTCAACATGGCAAAATAGTTGGCAGTTTAATGTACAGTACACAAATTATTTTGGAGCGGGACGCTACCATCTTTTACGTGACAGGGATCACATTTCTGCAGAAGTGAAATATTCTTTTTAA
- a CDS encoding SDR family oxidoreductase produces MFKNKTIIITGAATGIGYACAEIFAEAHAVVYLLDIDTEKGSQAAKKLSELYSTSVHFKQVDVSQETQINDFVNSLSDIHVLVNNAGTIFSADFLTLSSQDFDRVLSVNLRGAFLMGQAVAKKMVANDIKGSIVNMSSVNGVMAIPNQVPYVVSKGGLNQLTKVMALSLAPHGIRVNGVGPGSILTELLKVVMTDEAAQKRILSRTPMGRCGEPSEIAKVVRFLASEDASYMTGQTIYADGGRLALNYVV; encoded by the coding sequence ATGTTTAAAAACAAAACGATCATTATCACTGGAGCCGCAACTGGTATTGGATATGCCTGCGCAGAGATATTTGCTGAGGCTCACGCAGTCGTTTACCTACTCGATATTGACACTGAAAAAGGTTCACAAGCAGCAAAAAAACTCTCCGAGCTTTATTCAACATCTGTTCACTTTAAACAGGTCGATGTCTCTCAAGAAACACAAATCAATGACTTTGTAAACTCGCTTTCAGACATTCATGTTTTAGTGAATAATGCAGGCACCATTTTTTCAGCTGATTTTTTAACACTAAGCTCCCAAGATTTTGACAGAGTCCTCTCCGTTAACCTAAGAGGAGCCTTTCTGATGGGACAAGCAGTTGCTAAAAAAATGGTTGCAAATGACATTAAAGGATCGATTGTCAACATGTCATCAGTCAATGGCGTCATGGCGATTCCAAACCAAGTCCCTTATGTTGTCTCAAAGGGTGGCCTCAATCAGCTTACAAAAGTCATGGCCTTATCCCTTGCACCACATGGTATCAGAGTCAATGGTGTTGGGCCTGGTTCTATTCTCACAGAGCTTCTGAAGGTTGTTATGACTGATGAAGCCGCCCAAAAAAGAATCCTTTCGCGAACCCCAATGGGTCGATGTGGTGAGCCTTCAGAAATTGCAAAAGTTGTGAGATTCTTGGCAAGCGAGGATGCCTCTTACATGACAGGCCAAACAATTTATGCAGATGGTGGGCGACTTGCTCTTAACTATGTTGTTTGA